AAGTAAAACCAGGGCCCCTAAAATCATTCCAATTACAATGTTTCGAGGATTTTTAATCTCTCTTCTATTTGCAATGATATAGGCAAATATTGGAAAAATAATCAAAGCCAAGTTAAAGCGGGTTAAAAAAGCCAACATAGCCACAGGGAAGGCTAAGTAGAAAAATTTAGAGTTCCGTTTAACACCAAGGTAAGTGAGGTACATGGCCCATATTGAAATAGAAACGCTTGAAACATCGGTAAGGCCGGCTCCTGCAAAAGTGATTATTATGGGAAATGTTGCGAACAATAAACTGCCCAAAAAACTAATAATGGCATTAAAACGTTCTTTTAAGAATAAATAGAGACCAATACATCCTAGAATGTATATGAGTCCGTCTATGATAGATGTGATCCCCATATACAAACCATCAAATCGGAAATAGAGGGATGCTAAAAAGGAAAGTAATGGTGGCCTTAGGAGATCTGAATATCCTATTGATTTACCTGCAAATAAAGCAGAATTTGCCAGAAAATCAAAACCATCAAACTCGGGACCCACACTTAACTGGATTCTCACCCTAAAATAAGTTATCAACCCGACAGTTATTATTAAAAGAACTAGGAAAACCAGTTTAGAATTCTTATCTTCAAATTTTTCCGTTTTCATAGTCTAATTCACCAATATTGTCTAAGTTCGTCTTTTGTAGATGGTTACTATTCCAAACTGTTTTATTGGATTATAATTAGTTAAATTTAACCCTTCAACAATAGATAAATAATAATCAGGTTTATCTGTGTTTAACCAGTTTTCATAGGATTCTTGAGTGTTAAATAAGGGGACTTGGCTTACATTAGTCTTTAGATACCAGCTGAAGAATGGCCATAGATCAGCAGACGTTTTTTTATCCTGATATTGAGGATCATTAACTTTAAGCCATTGGCTGGCCATTTGAACATTGCTTAATTTTTCTGTGTTAGGAGATTCATTTTCTTTTATTGCAGGTATATAATCTACAGCAGATACCAGTACCATCAATACCAATAAAAATGCCAATAAATTATATAATATGTTTTTATACTTAATTTTGATGTCCCATGTTCTTTTAATTTCACTGAAAACCAATATTAAGAAATAACTTAAAGCCGGGGCCATGGTAACAAAATACCGGTCGTCTTTTATAATGTAAACGCTGTGAAATATGAAAAATGCCATAAACCATGACATAAATAGAAAATGAAAATCTAAATCCTTAACTTCACTCTTTCTTAGAATGTTATAGGTTAAAAGGCTCAGAACAAAGAATAAACCCTCACTAACAAGGTAATGCGTCCATGCAAATGTTATAACAAAGATTAACAGTAATGAAATAAACAATAAAATTTTTATTTTGGTAAAACGTTCCGTTTCATAATTGGATAATTCTTTAAATTTAAGTTTAACACTCTTAAGTTTAGTTATTAAGTAGATGAAAATGCTAAAGACCATAATCGATATAATGGTCAATCCACCCACACCTATGTACAGAATCAAATTTTTTAGGAAATATAAAGGATCAGGATGATAATATACGTAAGTCGTAGACCATGATTTCTGGGTTGAGCCATAAAATGAAGACAATGGACCCAAAGGATTGCCGAATTGATTGTAAAAGAATAAAAGAACAATCAAGCCAGGTAATAAAGATAATAACATTCCCCCAAACATATTTTTAAGGGATACATCATGGCGATTAATTGCCAGATAGAAAAATATGGGAAAAATAATGAATCCTGCAGGATACCGGGTTAAAAAGGCCAGCATCGCCAGGGGAAAAGAAAAGTAAAAGAACAATGAGTTCTTTTTAACTGCTAAAACAGTAGCATACAATGCCCAGATGGATAAAACCACACTTGGAATATCGGTAAGTCCAACTCCGATAAATAAAACAACCACTGGAAAAGTGCTGAAGAGTAAACTGCCCAAAAAGCTTTCCATGGCCTCAAATTTCATTCGGAAAAATAAATATAATCCAATGGCCCCGAATACTAAGAATGAAGCATCTAAATAGAATATCACTGATTCAGATACCACACCTAATCGGAAGATGAGTGATGTTAGAAATGGGAAAAAGGGAGGTCTGGTCAGATCTGTGTATCCGAATCCCTGTCCAGCAAAGAACATGGCATTGGATAGGAAATCGAAAGTATCCCAAATAGGGCCAATTTCTATTTGGATCTGAACCCGGTAATACGCAATTAAAGCCACGAAAAAAACTAGAATAACGCCAAAAACCAATGAATCATGATCCCTAACATATTCTCTTAATTTCAGATACAAAGAATCCCCCATAAGTTAAGAAGATTTTTAATAACGACATAATTTGTAAATATTTGAAATTTTTGCATTCATATTTAATTATACAGATCATTTATAATCCTAGTATTCTTCAGTTATAAAAGAATATATAATTATTGTAATCATATTATATGCTCTAAATCTCAATTGAAGCTTTTTAACAAATTAAGTGAGTATATTAATCAGTAATATAACCTATTTATAATGATGCAATTATCAGGAAAACTGAAACAGAATTTAATTAAATAAGTCCATTTTATTCTTTTATTTAGCGTTTTAATTTTACTTAGTTAAGGCCATATAGCATATCTGTGGGTGGGTGATACTGATTTTCATCTTATTCAAGCTCGTGAAATACTTATGAACCCGTTTTATGGTATTTATGAGATTATTTAAAATATTATCCTGTTGGAAGAGCATTATGGCATCCTCCTTTATTCCATGCAGTTTTCGCATTTTTATGGTATCTTGTTGGAGTGAGATTTACGAATACAATTTTTGTATTAACCTCAATCATTTTAACAGTTATTGTAGCTTCATGGATTGAAAAACGGGAATATGAGGTTATGGCTGGTTTTTTACAGGAATGTTTTCTTTAACTGTACTTAAAGTAGATATTTTAGCTGTGACCTTTCCAGCCAATTTTATCCAATTTTAGCAACTTTAACCATTTATTTTCTACCTAAAGATCAATTTAAATCATTCATGGCATCAGTGATAGGTGTTTGGACCCATTCAGTTAGTTTGATAATTTTTATTCCATTATCCTTAGTTGATGGTACCAGAAAAAATTGGAAATGTATTTTATTATTACCATCTGTGATATTTTGTGGTATTTTATACCCTTTTCAGGGCAAAGTGGAGTTATAGAAAGTGAGTATCCTCCATTTTATATCATCCCAACAATACAGATATTCAGTTTAATCCAATAGTCTATTTGGTTCCATTTGGACTAATTTTCTTTTTTAATGGATAATAAACTATTTAAACTGATAATTGCGTATATCATAATTATTATAGTTTCTGAGTGCACTATTATTCCCTAGGATTTGAATATGTAGCATTTCCTTTGACCATAATGTCGGGTTTAGCTGTTTCAAGGATATACGGAATTATTAAAATTAAAAAAAGTTTTTATCCAGTTATTTTGTCTTAATTTTTGTTTTATTATCAAATTTGGGAGTTTCACCATTTCTTTCAATTGTAGAAAATACAAATGCCAACTGGGATTTCCTAAATATACCTATTAATGGATATGTTGGATTGGGTGATTATATACCATGTAATTCAAATCAAAGCGAAATTTTTTGGGTTTCATCTGCAGATAAAATTGTTTGGTTAACTGGGAGGAGGTATCAAATGGTAGATATGGGACATTCAAAAAGGAACTAAATACCAAGGTGATTTTACGACAAAAGAATTACAGAAATATTGATAAGTATGATTCCTACAATAACACTAGTGGTACAATGAGTAAGTATAATAAACAAAATCAGTGGCAAATTACCTTACTGCAAATGCCAAATTTTGATAAGCATGTTATTTAACAAAAATCAATGGCCATTAATATGTTCTCTAATCATTTTATGGATTACCACATTAATTGTGACATTATTATCCATCAGCAATACCAACGGCCACTTAATATATGTTCTGGATGATCCTTACATCCATATGGTTGTTGCAAAAAATTTCGTATCCTATGGAGTTTGGGGAGTAACTAAATATGGTTTCACTTCATCAACATCTTCAATACTTTGGCCGGGACTTATTGCGGCATTATTTAAAATATTCGGGATAAATGAACTAATACCATTCTTTCTAAACATAATATTTGCTACATCTACACTTATCCTTACAAACTATATTCTCAAGCAATATGTGAAAGATATCAAATATTGTAATCTCTTTATATTTATCAGTTTAATGGTTATAACATTCCTTACACCAATTATACCACTTATTTTCACAGGAATGGAACATGTACTGCAGATTTTCCTTACAATTGCTTTTGTGTACATGTCAGCTAAAATATTAAACCAAGAAAAATCTCAAAATTATGAAGTAATCTTGTTATTGATTTTAGCATCACTTTTAACTTTGAATAGATATGAAAACTTGTTTACAGTCCTTGCGGTTGTTTTATTATTTGTTATCTACAAAAAGAGATTAAAAGCAATATACATTCTCCTATCCGGAACGATACCCCTAATAATTTATGGACTTTATTCCAAAATTCAAGGATGGTATTTCTTACCAAATTCCCTTATACTTAAATCCGCTTATCTCAAAAACCTTACATCACTAAATTACATTTTATTAACCTTAAAAAAACTTATATATACTATTTTAGAGCCTCATCTATTAATTTTATTTATCACAGCAGTTTTTTTATTATATATAATATTAAAAGATAACTTTACCAAAAAAATCAATGACTTTTATATAATAATTCTTATCATTTTTATTTTTAATCTTATTTTTCACATTTCATTTGTGCAAACTGGATATTTTTATAGATATGAAGCTTATTTAATTGCTCTGGGTTTATTAGGAACATCCTTAGGGATTTCATTGTGCCTAAAAGATCTGGAAACCCTAATTTATCAAAATAATATCCGTAAATATAAATGGAATATCCTCAGATATTCATTTTTATTTTTGCTTATATGTTTGTTCATGATTCCCGCAGCTACCAATGGTTATGGATCAATTACATCTGTACCACAAGCAAGTAAAAATATTTATGAGCAACAGTATCAAATGGCTTTATTTATAGAAGAATATTATCAAGGTAAATCTGTTGGATTAAATGATATAGGTATCATTAATTACATGTCTGACATAAAATGTTTGGATCTATGGGGATTGGGAAATTTAGAAGTGGCACAAAAGAAAAATGAAGGAAATTACACTACAAATGAAATTTCTAATTTAACCACAAATAATAATGTTAGTTTAATAATAATATACGACAGTGCCTTTCAAAATAAAATACCCCCAGATTGGATTAAAGTTGGAGAATGGGAAATTAAAGGAAACATTGTATGCGGTGATAGTTTAGTTTCATTTTACGCACCAAATCAGCAATATGAAGCATATTTAAATGAAAAATTAAGACTATTCTCGTTTAGATTACCTAAAGATGTTGAACAAAGAGGGAAATACTTAACCAATTAATTAATCCTATCAAAAAAAATGAACACTCAGTAAACTTAAAATAAAAATCGTTTTTTAAATTAAAGATTAATTAACCAAAATAAACCCCCTCATTCATCCTGGGTATCATCGCCATCAATACACACTGCTCAGTATTCCCTGTACGGTCCAGTAACCCCCGGCTTAGGTGACTTACTGCACCAGTTTTCTGTCCCAATCGGTCAATACCGGTAACCTGGTCCATAACATCCCCAACTTCCATACCTTCCAAGACCTTTTCTATGACCAGTGGAGGGTATTCAAAACCAGCACTAACCCCAAGGGTGGTTTTCTCACCATCATAGATGGCACACCATTGCAAATCCAGGTAACCGGTTATACTATGGGGCACCTCTAAAAGACCGGATTCTATGCCCACTGAAAGATCAAATTCTTCAGAATATGCATTTTTAGCCCGGTTAATAGCTCCTTGAATGGTAACTTCTAATCCTATGGGCTGGTCCGGCACACCAGAATCCACGTGTTTTGCCTGCACACCCATTTGAGGATATATCTTCTTTAAAACATTCCTGGTGGCCTTTAACTTCACCGGATTTTTGGATCCAACTACAACCTTCATTTTACCTTTCAACCTTTTTAATTAAAGTTCCCACCTGATCAATCTCCCCTCGACGTATACGGGTGGATGATATGGGCTTACCATCATCTGCCAGAACCATGCTTATGGTGATAATATCCAGGGGTTTCATTCTCTTCTCCCTGCGTATCTGGTTAATTTTAAACGCTGTTGGTTCAGTTTCAGGACTCACCACTATGGCATCAACTGATTCATCATCAATGGTAACTCCATATGGATCATCCAGACGGGATAGGGTATAATTTGAACGTCTTTCCAGTAGCTGGTTGAGGTTGGACATTCTAACATTACAGGGTTCTATTTCTCCTTTTATACCCCCAAATTTATCAGAGGTCACTCCGATGAGTACCTGTTCACCCACCTGGAATGCTGTTTTTACCAGTAACTGGTGACCCCGGTGGAACTTGTCAAAGGTGCCTCCAACTGCCACCTTGTGATATTTTTGTTCAATCATTGGTGATTATCCTCAATTTTATAGGTTTTATCCCGTGAAACTAAATTATAAGTATAGTATTGAAAACTTTGATCACAAATTTTCAGAAAATATTTGATCTTCCCAGATTTTTGATCTTCCTAGATTAATTATGTAGATATCTTGATTATATTGTGGGCAAGATAATAAACTATGCTCCTGGAACACAATGTGGTGGTGAAGGATCCACTGAAAATTGGACTTCGCTTCGCATCATGCTACCCTAACTTATACCGCAGTGCCATGTCTTCACTGGGTTTCCATATAATCTACGACCTCTTAAACCACCAGGAAGATGTTTACTGTGAAAGAGTGGTTTACCCTTATGGTAAGAGCCTGGAGACTGGTTCCCCCCTGAAGGATTTTGATGTGGTGGGTTTTTCCCTCCAGTATGAACAGGATTATCCCCATGTACTGGAAATGCTCAGGAAAGATGGTTTAAAACTTCGAAAAGAGGATAGAACTCCAGA
The sequence above is a segment of the Methanobacterium formicicum DSM 3637 genome. Coding sequences within it:
- a CDS encoding phosphopantetheine adenylyltransferase, with the protein product MIEQKYHKVAVGGTFDKFHRGHQLLVKTAFQVGEQVLIGVTSDKFGGIKGEIEPCNVRMSNLNQLLERRSNYTLSRLDDPYGVTIDDESVDAIVVSPETEPTAFKINQIRREKRMKPLDIITISMVLADDGKPISSTRIRRGEIDQVGTLIKKVER
- the yjjX gene encoding inosine/xanthosine triphosphatase; translated protein: MKVVVGSKNPVKLKATRNVLKKIYPQMGVQAKHVDSGVPDQPIGLEVTIQGAINRAKNAYSEEFDLSVGIESGLLEVPHSITGYLDLQWCAIYDGEKTTLGVSAGFEYPPLVIEKVLEGMEVGDVMDQVTGIDRLGQKTGAVSHLSRGLLDRTGNTEQCVLMAMIPRMNEGVYFG
- a CDS encoding glycosyltransferase family 39 protein; amino-acid sequence: MYLKLREYVRDHDSLVFGVILVFFVALIAYYRVQIQIEIGPIWDTFDFLSNAMFFAGQGFGYTDLTRPPFFPFLTSLIFRLGVVSESVIFYLDASFLVFGAIGLYLFFRMKFEAMESFLGSLLFSTFPVVVLFIGVGLTDIPSVVLSIWALYATVLAVKKNSLFFYFSFPLAMLAFLTRYPAGFIIFPIFFYLAINRHDVSLKNMFGGMLLSLLPGLIVLLFFYNQFGNPLGPLSSFYGSTQKSWSTTYVYYHPDPLYFLKNLILYIGVGGLTIISIMVFSIFIYLITKLKSVKLKFKELSNYETERFTKIKILLFISLLLIFVITFAWTHYLVSEGLFFVLSLLTYNILRKSEVKDLDFHFLFMSWFMAFFIFHSVYIIKDDRYFVTMAPALSYFLILVFSEIKRTWDIKIKYKNILYNLLAFLLVLMVLVSAVDYIPAIKENESPNTEKLSNVQMASQWLKVNDPQYQDKKTSADLWPFFSWYLKTNVSQVPLFNTQESYENWLNTDKPDYYLSIVEGLNLTNYNPIKQFGIVTIYKRRT